In one window of Massilibacterium senegalense DNA:
- the prsW gene encoding glutamic-type intramembrane protease PrsW, translating into MITIITAGIAPGFALLSYFYLRDKYVEPISLVIRMFLFGCLLTFPVMFMQYIFIQEGLFIRDWQQAFLQAGFLEECVKWFVLMYGVYKNGEFNEPFDGIVYAVSVSLGFATIENILYLFVYGIDFAFMRALLPVSGHALFGAVMGYYVGKGKFQTGKKKKILLSLSFLLPIMLHGMFDYVFLKFDHYLYFIVPFMLGLWWLVLYKVRLINEEQMALKHTEKLSV; encoded by the coding sequence ATGATTACGATTATTACAGCAGGAATCGCTCCTGGGTTTGCGTTACTTAGTTATTTTTATTTGCGCGATAAATACGTCGAACCGATTTCACTTGTTATTCGGATGTTTTTGTTTGGGTGTTTATTAACTTTCCCTGTTATGTTTATGCAATATATTTTTATACAAGAAGGTCTATTTATTCGTGATTGGCAACAAGCATTTCTTCAAGCTGGTTTCCTAGAGGAATGTGTGAAGTGGTTTGTTTTAATGTATGGTGTGTATAAGAATGGAGAGTTTAACGAACCTTTCGATGGAATTGTGTATGCAGTAAGTGTATCATTAGGTTTTGCTACGATTGAAAATATTTTATATTTATTTGTATATGGAATTGATTTTGCCTTTATGCGGGCGCTTTTACCAGTATCTGGTCATGCGTTATTTGGTGCGGTGATGGGGTATTATGTCGGAAAAGGTAAATTTCAAACAGGAAAAAAGAAAAAGATTCTTTTATCTTTATCCTTTTTACTTCCAATTATGTTGCATGGTATGTTTGATTATGTATTCTTAAAGTTTGACCATTATCTTTATTTTATCGTTCCATTTATGCTTGGATTATGGTGGCTAGTATTATATAAAGTACGACTTATAAACGAAGAACAAATGGCGTTAAAACATACAGAAAAACTTTCTGTATGA
- a CDS encoding YpdA family putative bacillithiol disulfide reductase, with translation MKKEDALIVGGGPCGLSAAIELQKIGKNPLVIEKGNVVHSIYRYPTHQTFFSTSEKLAIGDVPFIIEGRKPKRNQALAYYREVVKLKEVRVNAYERVEKVEKQVDGSFHVYTIKQDGTKERYNTEYVVIATGYYDSPNYMNVPGEEKKKVFHYFKEAHPYFDKDVVVIGGKNSAIDAALELEKAGARVTVVYRGCEYSSSIKPWVLPEFESLVRNELVKMEFNATIKEIRDHEVVYVKNGEEVVIENDYVFAMTGYHPDHSFIQSMGVIENQETGRPHFNPETMETNVENLFIAGVIAAGNEANEIFIENGRFHGGLIANKIMEKEC, from the coding sequence ATGAAAAAAGAAGATGCGCTTATTGTTGGTGGAGGTCCGTGTGGATTATCAGCGGCAATCGAACTTCAAAAAATAGGTAAAAATCCGCTTGTGATAGAAAAAGGAAATGTGGTACATTCTATTTACCGTTATCCAACGCATCAAACATTCTTTAGCACGAGTGAAAAATTGGCGATTGGGGATGTTCCATTTATCATTGAAGGACGGAAACCGAAGCGCAATCAAGCATTGGCGTATTATCGAGAAGTCGTGAAATTAAAAGAAGTTCGTGTGAATGCATATGAACGGGTTGAAAAAGTAGAAAAGCAAGTGGATGGTTCATTCCATGTGTATACGATAAAACAAGATGGAACAAAAGAACGATATAATACGGAGTATGTTGTAATTGCAACTGGATATTATGATAGCCCAAATTATATGAATGTTCCAGGGGAAGAGAAAAAGAAAGTATTTCATTATTTTAAAGAAGCGCATCCATACTTCGATAAAGATGTAGTTGTCATTGGTGGGAAAAACTCAGCGATTGATGCGGCGTTAGAACTTGAAAAAGCAGGTGCCCGTGTAACCGTTGTCTATAGAGGATGTGAATATTCTTCGAGTATTAAACCATGGGTATTACCAGAATTTGAGTCGCTCGTTCGAAATGAATTAGTAAAAATGGAGTTTAACGCAACAATAAAAGAAATTCGTGATCATGAAGTTGTCTATGTAAAGAATGGCGAAGAAGTTGTTATTGAAAATGATTATGTGTTTGCGATGACAGGTTATCATCCTGATCATTCTTTTATTCAAAGTATGGGAGTAATCGAAAATCAAGAGACTGGAAGACCTCATTTTAATCCTGAAACAATGGAAACAAATGTGGAAAATCTATTTATTGCGGGTGTTATTGCTGCAGGTAATGAAGCAAATGAAATTTTTATTGAAAATGGCCGATTTCACGGAGGTCTGATTGCAAACAAAATAATGGAAAAAGAGTGTTAA
- a CDS encoding D-alanine--D-alanine ligase gives MKVAVLYGGISNEREVSINSGKGIMNALKKKGHEVIGIDFHPARLEEVIQLKNQDVDIVFIGLHGRFGEDGRVQSLLDMLGLKYVGSNVLASALAMDKQRAKVFFKKAGIRVAKDCLVTKKTFDAEAFDVPFSFPIVVKPNHEGSTIGLTIAGDEETLLNGIEKAFEHDEEVLLEEFIKGRELTVAVMGEYKKEMTLPIIEIISKNQLYDYEAKYAPGMSEHIVPAPIDEELSKKIKQQAILAHQALGCEVYSRVDFLLQDNGEFVILEVNTLPGMTATSLFPDAAKVIGLSYEAMIEQFLLLSLKK, from the coding sequence ATGAAAGTTGCAGTTTTATATGGTGGGATTTCCAATGAACGGGAAGTATCCATTAACTCAGGAAAAGGAATTATGAATGCGTTAAAGAAAAAGGGACATGAAGTGATTGGAATAGATTTTCATCCAGCCCGCTTAGAAGAAGTAATTCAGTTAAAAAACCAAGATGTGGATATCGTATTTATCGGGTTACATGGACGTTTTGGCGAAGATGGACGAGTGCAAAGTTTACTAGATATGCTTGGATTAAAATATGTTGGTTCGAATGTTTTGGCAAGTGCATTAGCCATGGATAAACAACGGGCAAAAGTTTTTTTCAAAAAAGCAGGCATTAGAGTAGCAAAGGATTGTTTAGTAACAAAAAAAACATTTGATGCAGAGGCATTTGACGTGCCATTTTCATTTCCAATCGTAGTAAAACCTAATCATGAAGGATCAACCATTGGGTTAACGATTGCGGGTGATGAGGAGACATTGTTAAACGGGATAGAGAAAGCGTTTGAACACGATGAAGAAGTTCTGCTAGAAGAATTTATTAAAGGAAGAGAACTTACCGTTGCAGTAATGGGAGAATATAAAAAAGAAATGACTTTGCCAATCATTGAAATTATTTCGAAAAATCAATTATACGATTATGAAGCAAAGTATGCTCCGGGTATGAGTGAACATATTGTACCAGCACCTATAGACGAAGAATTAAGTAAAAAAATTAAACAACAAGCAATTTTAGCGCACCAAGCATTAGGATGCGAAGTGTATTCACGAGTAGACTTTTTGTTACAAGATAATGGGGAATTTGTTATTTTAGAAGTGAATACGCTCCCAGGAATGACTGCAACTAGTCTGTTTCCAGATGCAGCCAAAGTAATTGGTTTAAGTTATGAAGCCATGATTGAACAATTCCTTCTGTTGTCATTAAAAAAATAA
- a CDS encoding PIG-L deacetylase family protein: protein MKTVFFSFAHPDDETFTTGGVITRYAKKNNVKTIVYSATHGDAGKCGNPPICTKEELANVRKKELEQATSILGVDELIVDTFKDGTLLDLEENILYERVRELLLEYKPEIIVTFPPHGISGHRDHTAIQEATLKAMISLKNSINIEALYYAAIPQSFVEQSGMSIIGDPDETIDVSISLTMDERENIRQALLAHKTQHLSVERVFPTIYNTNQPFHRYNNFEYYIRIWKKEDFQESSEDLLPAN, encoded by the coding sequence ATGAAAACTGTATTTTTTTCTTTTGCTCACCCCGATGATGAAACTTTTACAACAGGTGGTGTAATTACTCGGTATGCAAAGAAAAACAATGTAAAGACAATTGTCTATTCTGCTACCCATGGGGATGCGGGGAAATGTGGAAATCCACCAATTTGTACGAAAGAAGAACTGGCAAATGTACGAAAAAAAGAATTAGAACAAGCTACTTCTATTTTAGGGGTGGATGAATTAATTGTAGATACATTTAAAGACGGAACATTGCTAGACTTAGAAGAAAACATTCTATACGAACGAGTACGAGAATTGCTACTAGAGTATAAACCAGAAATTATCGTCACATTTCCACCGCATGGCATTTCTGGTCATCGTGATCATACCGCTATTCAGGAAGCTACGTTAAAAGCGATGATATCTCTAAAAAATAGCATAAACATCGAAGCGCTTTACTATGCAGCAATCCCACAATCGTTTGTGGAACAATCAGGTATGTCAATTATTGGTGATCCAGACGAAACAATTGACGTCTCCATTTCGTTAACAATGGATGAACGTGAAAATATCCGACAAGCATTGCTTGCACATAAAACACAACATCTATCAGTTGAACGTGTTTTCCCTACTATTTATAATACAAATCAGCCATTCCATCGATATAATAACTTCGAATATTATATCCGAATTTGGAAAAAAGAAGATTTTCAAGAGTCATCGGAAGACTTACTTCCTGCTAACTAA
- a CDS encoding genetic competence negative regulator, with amino-acid sequence MRVERLSVNKIKVFVTYDDLKERNLTKEDIWHDVPKLHGLFLDLIDEANEEVGFEIDGPLAVEMYSMPAQGMVIIVTTQPSDSLQEDDDEEIEDEYVDMQLTLDERHHIFYEFMSFEDVISLSSRLHVLGIKEGMLYSYNGLFYLYFDWEHIEMNSSDNFIAILSEFGYPSTTTVFKVMEYGKVLMEKEAIHHIYHHFVNR; translated from the coding sequence ATGCGAGTAGAACGATTATCGGTAAATAAAATAAAGGTTTTTGTTACGTACGATGATTTAAAAGAACGTAATTTAACAAAAGAAGATATTTGGCACGATGTACCAAAACTCCATGGACTATTTTTAGATTTAATCGATGAAGCCAACGAAGAAGTTGGTTTTGAAATAGACGGTCCATTGGCAGTTGAAATGTATTCCATGCCAGCACAAGGCATGGTTATTATTGTTACAACACAACCATCTGATTCTTTACAAGAGGATGATGATGAGGAAATAGAAGATGAATATGTGGATATGCAACTTACACTAGATGAACGTCATCACATCTTTTATGAATTTATGTCATTTGAAGATGTGATTTCTTTATCGAGCCGCTTGCATGTGCTCGGAATAAAAGAAGGAATGTTATATTCTTATAATGGATTGTTTTACTTATACTTTGATTGGGAGCATATTGAAATGAATTCGTCTGATAATTTCATTGCTATTTTATCGGAGTTTGGCTATCCATCTACTACAACGGTCTTTAAAGTAATGGAGTACGGAAAAGTATTGATGGAAAAGGAAGCCATTCATCATATTTATCATCATTTTGTCAATCGATAA
- a CDS encoding MerR family transcriptional regulator gives MASQEGKYNIKAVSQLIGIQPGTLRAWERRYHIVEPVRNKAGHRLYTDEHVRTIRWLADKVNKGFNISQAVSILENKRNETGSSFLEHPQVDNRLEKMREKLYNALMSFDERKAHAILDEAFSLYSIDKVLIEILATLLVNIGDEWEKGFISVAHEHFATSFLRTRIGNIFHMYPVHGFLPKVIAVCGLNEQHELGLLIFVLHLRRRGFDVVYLGAGIPAEDVKLVLQEVRPRFLFISCTLVHNVEETLALVDEVSENEQLVVGLGGQAFEQVSKEVKEKYQKYLFGSTPDVWDAWLDKMLAEMKY, from the coding sequence ATGGCAAGTCAGGAAGGAAAATATAACATTAAAGCAGTATCACAATTAATCGGAATCCAGCCAGGTACGTTAAGAGCATGGGAACGACGCTACCATATTGTAGAACCTGTGCGAAACAAAGCAGGACATCGTTTATATACAGATGAACATGTCCGTACAATTAGGTGGTTAGCAGATAAAGTCAATAAAGGATTTAATATTTCACAAGCAGTGTCAATTTTGGAAAATAAAAGAAATGAAACAGGAAGTTCTTTTTTAGAACATCCGCAAGTAGACAATCGTTTAGAAAAAATGAGAGAGAAATTATATAATGCACTGATGTCATTTGATGAACGAAAAGCACACGCTATTTTAGATGAAGCATTTAGTTTATATTCGATAGATAAAGTGCTAATTGAAATATTAGCAACGTTACTTGTGAACATTGGAGACGAGTGGGAAAAAGGCTTTATTTCTGTTGCTCACGAACACTTTGCTACTTCTTTTTTACGCACACGAATCGGAAACATTTTTCATATGTATCCAGTACACGGGTTTTTACCAAAGGTTATTGCGGTATGCGGACTAAATGAACAACATGAACTTGGTTTATTAATTTTTGTGTTGCATTTGCGAAGAAGAGGGTTTGATGTTGTTTATTTAGGGGCAGGAATTCCAGCAGAAGACGTCAAATTAGTATTGCAAGAAGTACGACCTCGTTTTTTATTTATTTCTTGTACATTAGTTCATAATGTCGAAGAAACATTAGCTCTCGTGGATGAGGTGTCGGAGAATGAGCAGTTGGTTGTCGGCCTTGGTGGTCAAGCATTTGAACAAGTATCAAAAGAAGTCAAGGAAAAATATCAAAAATATCTTTTTGGATCCACCCCAGATGTTTGGGATGCATGGTTAGATAAAATGTTAGCCGAAATGAAATATTAA
- a CDS encoding spore coat associated protein CotJA codes for MNSSSKKPVHSDHFSPQFPLFEAIQKGTLFKKLYHPYIEKRGNDN; via the coding sequence ATGAACTCGTCTTCTAAAAAGCCTGTTCATTCAGATCATTTTTCTCCACAATTCCCGTTATTTGAAGCTATCCAAAAAGGAACCCTCTTTAAAAAATTATACCATCCTTATATCGAAAAAAGGGGGAACGACAATTGA
- a CDS encoding spore coat protein CotJB encodes MQAFNWLYRLQAVQFALVELQLYLDTHPNDTVAKQQYTKYSDYIREFIPLYEKQFGPLFQYGLSDGFKGNSPWVNEPWPWELEYPKK; translated from the coding sequence ATGCAAGCTTTTAATTGGCTTTATCGTTTACAGGCCGTTCAATTTGCCTTAGTAGAACTACAACTTTATTTAGATACGCATCCGAACGATACTGTTGCAAAACAACAATATACTAAGTATAGCGATTATATAAGAGAATTTATACCTCTCTACGAAAAACAATTTGGTCCACTTTTTCAATATGGTCTTTCGGACGGCTTCAAAGGAAACAGTCCTTGGGTCAATGAACCATGGCCATGGGAATTAGAATACCCGAAAAAATAG
- a CDS encoding DUF2663 family protein encodes MSPSITAILLEECIKRKRVMEKRRRSLRVVGTIVLFFLGLASFQLLQTVWTLRLFFDWFLLLGPLFVVFIFQTSLFQESQKKYEELCHYIREFSNDFFITKEEKEQVYHDLFVTYDINLYYS; translated from the coding sequence ATGTCGCCATCGATTACTGCGATTTTATTGGAGGAATGTATTAAGCGAAAAAGGGTGATGGAAAAACGGAGGCGTTCTCTTCGTGTAGTTGGAACGATTGTTCTCTTTTTTTTAGGATTAGCAAGTTTTCAACTTCTACAAACAGTATGGACGCTTCGGCTATTTTTTGATTGGTTTTTATTACTTGGACCGCTTTTTGTTGTTTTTATCTTTCAAACTTCGCTATTTCAAGAATCACAAAAGAAGTATGAAGAACTTTGTCATTATATTCGGGAGTTTTCAAATGACTTTTTCATTACAAAAGAAGAGAAAGAACAAGTGTATCATGATTTATTTGTCACATATGATATTAATTTATATTATTCATAG
- a CDS encoding CPBP family intramembrane glutamic endopeptidase: MAEKQDIMNEISDEQMRKSLLLSQFILFSLGVMLHILFQRPFFQKVDFVLTPTLVLYYVLIPSFVIISIDFIFDKKMPKKWIDDGGINDRLFRSCTNSQIFVFTLLIACCEEYLFRYVIQGQFGWVIASLIFALVHVRYLSKIVLFLQVVIISFVFGWIYKETDSLALVILLHWTIDLVLGLYIKKRQKNPRS; the protein is encoded by the coding sequence ATGGCAGAAAAACAGGACATAATGAATGAAATATCGGATGAACAAATGCGGAAATCGTTGCTGCTTTCTCAATTTATTTTGTTTAGTTTAGGCGTCATGTTACATATTTTATTTCAAAGGCCGTTTTTTCAAAAAGTAGATTTTGTACTTACTCCTACACTCGTTCTTTATTATGTTCTTATTCCTAGCTTCGTCATTATTTCGATTGACTTCATTTTTGATAAAAAAATGCCGAAAAAATGGATAGACGATGGTGGAATAAACGACCGATTATTTCGTAGTTGCACGAATAGTCAAATTTTTGTGTTCACACTACTCATTGCGTGTTGCGAAGAATATTTATTTCGTTACGTGATACAAGGTCAATTTGGTTGGGTTATTGCAAGCCTTATTTTTGCGTTAGTCCATGTTCGCTACTTATCTAAAATCGTTTTGTTTTTGCAAGTAGTGATAATAAGTTTTGTATTTGGCTGGATTTATAAGGAAACTGATAGTTTGGCCCTTGTAATTTTGCTTCATTGGACGATTGATTTGGTTTTAGGTTTATACATAAAAAAGAGACAAAAAAACCCACGTAGTTGA
- a CDS encoding RecQ family ATP-dependent DNA helicase, producing MIALEQALKHYFHYDSFREGQKEIIQDVLKGNNVLAMLATGVGKSLCYLLPGYMMNGTVLIVSPLLSLMEDQVNQLRKKGEKHVVAINSFLSPNEKRDVLASLHFYRFIYISPESLQNEQIIRALEKIAVTLFVVDEAHCISAWGHDFRTDYLKISTIHHRLKTPPLLALTATATEAVQKDIIEQLKLSKVKRHIYSVDRPNIALYVEYVQHELEKQQKLIEYVKSLQKPGLVYVSSRQKTELIADALRENGVHHVSYYHGGMTSEDRMLIQQQFLHNQLDVLVCTSAFGMGINKDNIRFIIHYGLSQDMESYMQEIGRAGRDGLQSIALLLYAEGDERIPLSFIEQDLPTEKEVVQWLMLCLQTKNVYQATETMELSEGKERYLLFQLEQAKGYKENGEVVDFSFEEIKQTIMEAIQVRKKTKIKKVIQMTQWLQTERCYREELLRIFHQQKEKQPIYCCNHCQFPFEPFLSKKETKDVESMDWQKRLAFLFHEEESR from the coding sequence ATGATTGCGTTAGAACAAGCATTAAAACATTATTTTCACTATGACTCGTTTAGGGAAGGACAAAAAGAAATTATTCAAGATGTGTTAAAAGGAAACAACGTATTAGCAATGTTGGCAACAGGCGTTGGGAAATCACTTTGTTATTTATTACCGGGATATATGATGAATGGTACTGTCCTGATTGTTTCCCCACTTTTATCATTAATGGAAGATCAAGTAAACCAACTTCGTAAAAAAGGAGAAAAACATGTCGTTGCGATTAATAGTTTTTTATCGCCTAATGAAAAACGAGACGTGTTAGCATCGTTACATTTTTACCGGTTTATTTATATTTCTCCAGAAAGTTTGCAAAATGAGCAGATTATTCGTGCTTTAGAAAAAATAGCAGTTACTCTTTTTGTCGTAGATGAAGCACATTGTATTTCAGCTTGGGGACATGATTTTCGAACGGATTATTTGAAAATAAGCACTATCCATCATCGTCTCAAAACTCCTCCGCTTTTGGCATTAACAGCAACTGCAACGGAGGCTGTACAAAAAGATATTATAGAACAATTAAAATTATCTAAAGTGAAACGTCATATTTATTCTGTCGATCGACCAAATATCGCACTTTATGTGGAATACGTTCAACATGAATTAGAGAAGCAACAAAAGCTTATAGAATATGTCAAATCTCTTCAAAAACCAGGGTTAGTGTATGTATCAAGTAGACAAAAGACAGAACTAATTGCGGATGCGTTACGAGAAAATGGTGTGCACCATGTTAGTTATTATCATGGTGGGATGACATCAGAAGATCGGATGTTGATTCAACAACAATTTTTACATAATCAATTGGATGTTTTAGTATGTACAAGTGCTTTTGGAATGGGGATTAATAAAGATAATATTCGTTTTATTATTCATTACGGATTATCTCAAGACATGGAATCGTACATGCAAGAAATCGGAAGGGCGGGACGTGACGGGTTACAAAGTATCGCTCTTTTACTGTATGCAGAAGGAGATGAACGAATACCGTTATCTTTTATTGAACAAGATTTGCCGACAGAAAAAGAAGTGGTGCAATGGTTGATGTTATGTCTGCAAACTAAAAATGTCTATCAAGCAACTGAAACAATGGAGCTTTCGGAAGGCAAAGAGCGTTATTTATTGTTTCAATTAGAACAAGCAAAAGGGTATAAAGAAAATGGGGAAGTGGTTGACTTTTCTTTTGAAGAAATAAAACAAACGATAATGGAAGCAATACAAGTACGAAAAAAAACAAAAATAAAAAAAGTGATCCAAATGACACAATGGTTACAAACCGAACGTTGTTATCGTGAAGAATTGTTACGTATTTTTCATCAACAAAAAGAAAAGCAACCAATATACTGTTGTAACCATTGTCAATTTCCATTCGAACCGTTCCTTTCGAAAAAAGAAACAAAGGATGTTGAGTCAATGGATTGGCAGAAACGATTAGCATTTTTATTCCATGAAGAAGAGAGTCGATAG